A single window of Crassostrea angulata isolate pt1a10 chromosome 8, ASM2561291v2, whole genome shotgun sequence DNA harbors:
- the LOC128157850 gene encoding protein diaphanous homolog 2-like, with amino-acid sequence METALIIAVIFYSLTLTEANYCYYSYYYSNYYCSNGSNEALDSRSIAGIVVGCVIAMAAIVIMVIFCKKKEKGTRVVEIRSNGNTQVHTITSMHPAPGPPGGFPGMARPPGYATTNPAYPPVAPSMFPPPPRYPAHQYGGPPGIFSGPPPATFPPPVSS; translated from the exons TGACACTAACGGAAGCCAACTACTGCTACTACTCCTATTACTACTCCAATTATTATTGTAGCAATGGAAGCAATGAAGCTTT AGACAGCCGGAGTATCGCCGGGATTGTGGTGGGGTGTGTCATTGCCATGGCAGCCATTGTTATAATGGTCATTTTCTGTAAAAAGAAGGAAAAGGGCACACGTGTGGTGGAAATCCGGAGTAACGGGAATACCCAGGTCCACACCATAACAAGCATGCACCCAGCTCCCGGACCCCCAG GCGGCTTTCCTGGAATGGCTCGACCCCCGGGATATGCAACTACCAACCCCGCCTACCCTCCCGTGGCTCCGAGTATGTTTCCCCCGCCACCAAGATATCCCGCCCATCAGTACGGGGGACCACCTGGCATTTTTTCCGGTCCACCTCCGGCGACTTTCCCCCCGCCCGTGTCAAGTTAA